In one window of Balaenoptera musculus isolate JJ_BM4_2016_0621 chromosome 10, mBalMus1.pri.v3, whole genome shotgun sequence DNA:
- the PRPF40B gene encoding pre-mRNA-processing factor 40 homolog B isoform X5 — MSVPDSGPRPPAAPAPFPPGPPMMPPPFMPPPGIPPPFPPMGLPPMSQRPPAIPPMPPGIMPPMLPPIGAPPPLTQIPGMVPPMMPGMLMPAVPVTAATAPGADTASSAVAGTGPPLLLSQCPWKEYKSDTGKPYYYNNQTLVKQEAAGKRQQPRTLQPQPPQPQPDPPPVPPGPTLVPTGLLEPEPGGSEDCDVSEAAQPLEQGLLQQPEEGPSSSAGQHQPPQQEEEESKPEPERSGLSWSNREKAKQAFKELLRDKAVPSNASWEQAMKMVVTDPRYSALPKLSEKKQAFNAYKAQREKEEKEEARLKAKEAKQTLQHFLEQHERMTSTTRYRRAEQTFGELEVWAVVPERDRKEVYDDVLFFLAKKEKEQAKQLRRRNIQALKSILDGMSSVNFQTTWSQAQQYLMDNPSFAQDHQLQNMDKEDALICFEEHIRALEREEEEERERARLRERRQQRKNREAFQTFLDELHETGQLHSMSTWMELYPAVSTDVRFANMLGQPGSTPLDLFKFYVEELKARFHDEKKIIKDILKDRGFCVEVDTAFEDFAHVISFDKRAAALDAGNIKLTFTSLLEKAEAREREREKEEARRLRRREAAFRSMLRQAVPAVEPGTAWEEVRERFVCDSAFEQITLESERIRLFREFLQVLETECQHLHSKGRKHGRKGKKHHRKRSHSPSGSESEDEELPPPSLRPPRRRRRNPSESGSEPSSSLDSVESGGAALGGRGSPSSCLLLGSDHGLRKVKKPKKRTKKRRHKSNSPESETDPEEKAGKESDEKEPEQDKDRDLRRAELPNRSAGFGIKKEKTGWDTSESELSEGELERRRRTLLQQLDDHQ, encoded by the exons ATG TCGGTTCCCGATTCTGGTCCCCGGCCCCCAGCAGCGCCTGCCCCCTTCCCACCGGGGCCCCCCATGATGCCACCACCCTTC ATGCCTCCTCCAGGAATCCCCCCACCTTTTCCTCCAATGGGGCTCCCCCCGATGAGTCAGAGACCACCGGCCATCCCCCCCATGCCACCTGGCATCATGCCCCCAATGCTTCCACCAATAGGGGCACCACCACCACTCACACAG ATACCAGGAATGGTACCACCCATGATGCCAGGAATGCTGATGCCAGCGGTGCCCGTCACCGCAGCG ACGGCTCCAGGTGCGGACACCGCCAGCT CTGCTGTGGCTGGGACGGGCCCTCCG CTCCTGCTATCCCAGTGTCCCTGGAAAGAGTACAAGTCGGACACAGGCAAACCTTACTACTATAACAACCAGA CTCTAGTCAAACAAGAGGCTGCAGG GAAACGGCAGCAGCCACGGACACtgcagcctcagcctcctcagccACAGCCTGACCCCCCACCTGTGCCGCCTGGCCCCACCTTGGTGCCCACGGGCCTCCTAGAACCTGAGCCAGGTGGGAGTGAAGATTGCGATGTGTCAGAGGCTGCCCAGCCCCTGGAGCAGGGGCTCCTGCAGCAGCCGGAGGAGGGCCCCAGCAG TTCTGCTGGACAGCATCAGCCACcacagcaggaggaagaggaatcaAAGCCAGAACCGGAGAGGTCTGGCCTCAGTTGGAGCAATCGGGAGAAGGCAAAGCAGGCCTTCAAGGAGCTGCTGAGGGATAAG GCTGTCCCCTCCAATGCTTCGTGGGAACAGGCCATGAAGATGGTGGTCACCGACCCCCGTTACAG TGCCTTGCCCAAACTGAGTGAGAAAAAGCAGGCATTCAATGCCTACAAGGCGCAgcgggagaaggaggagaaggaagaggcccGGCTAAAAGCCAAGGAGGCCAAGCAGACCTTGCAGCATTTCTTGGAGCAGCATGAGCGCATGACCTCCACCACCCGCTACCG GCGGGCAGAACAGACCTTTGGGGAGCTGGAGGTCTGGGCTGTGGTCCCCGAGAGGGATCGAAAAGAGGTTTATGATGATGTCCTTTTCTTCCTGGCCAAGAAGGAGAAG GAACAGGCCAAGCAGCTCCGGCGCCGCAACATCCAGGCCCTGAAGAGCATCCTGGATGGGATGAGTAGCGTCAACTTCCAAACCACATGGTCCCAGGCCCAGCAGTACCTCATGGATAACCCCAGCTTTGCTCAGGACCATCAGCTGCAGA ACATGGACAAGGAAGATGCGCTGATCTGCTTTGAGGAGCACATCCGTGCtttggagagggaggaggaggaggagcgggagagggCCCGGCTTCGGGAGCGGCGCCAGCAGCGCAAGAACCGGGAGGCCTTTCAG ACCTTCCTGGATGAGCTGCACGAGACAGGGCAGCTGCACTCCATGTCCACCTGGATGGAGCTGTACCCAGCAGTCAGCACTGATGTCCGCTTTGCCAACATGCTGGGCCAGCCGG GCTCCACCCCTCTGGACTTATTCAAGTTCTATGTGGAGGAGTTGAAGGCACGATTCCATGATGAGAAGAAGATCATTAAGGACATCCTTAAG GACCGGGGCTTCTGCGTGGAGGTGGACACAGCCTTTGAGGACTTCGCCCACGTCATAAGCTTTGACAAGAGGGCTGCTGCGCTGGATGCAGGCAACATCAAGCTGACTTTCACTAGT CTGCTGGAGAAAGCAGAGGCACGGGAGAGAGAGCGGGAGAAGGAGGAGGCACGAAGGCTGCGGCGCAGAGAAGCTGCCTTTCGAAGCATGCTGAGGCAGGCTGTGCCTGCTGTGGAGCCGGGCACTGCCTGGGAAGAG GTCCGTGAGCGCTTTGTGTGCGACTCAGCCTTTGAGCAGATCACCCTGGAGTCGGAGCGGATCCGGCTCTTCCGGGAGTTCCTGCAGGTACTGGAG ACTGAATGCCAGCACCTCCACAGCAAAGGCCGGAAACACGGCAGAAAGGGCAAGAAGCACCATCGCAAGCGTTCCCACTCGCCCTCA GGCTCTGAGTCAGAAGATGAGGAGCTGCCCCCACCATCTCTCCGGCCCCCCAGGCGGAGGCGGCGGAACCCCTCGGAGTCAGGCTCTGAGCCCTCTTCCTCACTTGATTCTGTTGAAAGTGGGGGTGCTGCCCTTGGGGGACGGGGTTCCCCATCCTCCTGCCTTCTCCTTGGATCAG ATCATGGCCTTCGGAAAGTCAAGAAACCAAAAAAGAGAACTAAGAAGAGAAGACACAAGTCG AACAGTCCTGAGAGCGAGACAGACCCTGAGGAGAAAGCGGGCAAGGAGAGTGATGAGAAAGAACCAGAGCAGGACAAGGACAGGGACCTCCGGCGGGCAGAGCTCCCTAACCGCTCCGCAGGCTTTGGAATCAAGAAGGAGAAG ACGGGCTGGGACACGTCGGAAAGCGAGCTGAGCGAGGGTGAGCTGGAAAGACGGCGGCGGACGCTCCTGCAGCAGCTGGATGACCACCAGTGA
- the PRPF40B gene encoding pre-mRNA-processing factor 40 homolog B isoform X6, whose protein sequence is MMPPPFMPPPGIPPPFPPMGLPPMSQRPPAIPPMPPGIMPPMLPPIGAPPPLTQIPGMVPPMMPGMLMPAVPVTAATAPGADTASSAVAGTGPPRALWSEHVAPDGRIYYYNADDKQSVWEKPSVLKSKAELLLSQCPWKEYKSDTGKPYYYNNQSKESRWTRPKDLDDLEALVKQEAAGKRQQPRTLQPQPPQPQPDPPPVPPGPTLVPTGLLEPEPGGSEDCDVSEAAQPLEQGLLQQPEEGPSSSAGQHQPPQQEEEESKPEPERSGLSWSNREKAKQAFKELLRDKAVPSNASWEQAMKMVVTDPRYSALPKLSEKKQAFNAYKAQREKEEKEEARLKAKEAKQTLQHFLEQHERMTSTTRYRRAEQTFGELEVWAVVPERDRKEVYDDVLFFLAKKEKEQAKQLRRRNIQALKSILDGMSSVNFQTTWSQAQQYLMDNPSFAQDHQLQNMDKEDALICFEEHIRALEREEEEERERARLRERRQQRKNREAFQTFLDELHETGQLHSMSTWMELYPAVSTDVRFANMLGQPGSTPLDLFKFYVEELKARFHDEKKIIKDILKDRGFCVEVDTAFEDFAHVISFDKRAAALDAGNIKLTFTSLLEKAEAREREREKEEARRLRRREAAFRSMLRQAVPAVEPGTAWEEVRERFVCDSAFEQITLESERIRLFREFLQVLETECQHLHSKGRKHGRKGKKHHRKRSHSPSGSESEDEELPPPSLRPPRRRRRNPSESGSEPSSSLDSVESGGAALGGRGSPSSCLLLGSDHGLRKVKKPKKRTKKRRHKSNSPESETDPEEKAGKESDEKEPEQDKDRDLRRAELPNRSAGFGIKKEKTGWDTSESELSEGELERRRRTLLQQLDDHQ, encoded by the exons ATGATGCCACCACCCTTC ATGCCTCCTCCAGGAATCCCCCCACCTTTTCCTCCAATGGGGCTCCCCCCGATGAGTCAGAGACCACCGGCCATCCCCCCCATGCCACCTGGCATCATGCCCCCAATGCTTCCACCAATAGGGGCACCACCACCACTCACACAG ATACCAGGAATGGTACCACCCATGATGCCAGGAATGCTGATGCCAGCGGTGCCCGTCACCGCAGCG ACGGCTCCAGGTGCGGACACCGCCAGCT CTGCTGTGGCTGGGACGGGCCCTCCG agggCCCTGTGGAGTGAGCATGTGGCCCCTGATGGGCGCATCTACTACTACAATGCTGACGACAAGCAGTCCGTGTGGGAGAAGCCCAGCGTGCTCAAGTCCAAGGCAGAG CTCCTGCTATCCCAGTGTCCCTGGAAAGAGTACAAGTCGGACACAGGCAAACCTTACTACTATAACAACCAGAGTAAGGAGTCCCGCTGGACCCGGCCCAAGGACCTGGATGAcctggagg CTCTAGTCAAACAAGAGGCTGCAGG GAAACGGCAGCAGCCACGGACACtgcagcctcagcctcctcagccACAGCCTGACCCCCCACCTGTGCCGCCTGGCCCCACCTTGGTGCCCACGGGCCTCCTAGAACCTGAGCCAGGTGGGAGTGAAGATTGCGATGTGTCAGAGGCTGCCCAGCCCCTGGAGCAGGGGCTCCTGCAGCAGCCGGAGGAGGGCCCCAGCAG TTCTGCTGGACAGCATCAGCCACcacagcaggaggaagaggaatcaAAGCCAGAACCGGAGAGGTCTGGCCTCAGTTGGAGCAATCGGGAGAAGGCAAAGCAGGCCTTCAAGGAGCTGCTGAGGGATAAG GCTGTCCCCTCCAATGCTTCGTGGGAACAGGCCATGAAGATGGTGGTCACCGACCCCCGTTACAG TGCCTTGCCCAAACTGAGTGAGAAAAAGCAGGCATTCAATGCCTACAAGGCGCAgcgggagaaggaggagaaggaagaggcccGGCTAAAAGCCAAGGAGGCCAAGCAGACCTTGCAGCATTTCTTGGAGCAGCATGAGCGCATGACCTCCACCACCCGCTACCG GCGGGCAGAACAGACCTTTGGGGAGCTGGAGGTCTGGGCTGTGGTCCCCGAGAGGGATCGAAAAGAGGTTTATGATGATGTCCTTTTCTTCCTGGCCAAGAAGGAGAAG GAACAGGCCAAGCAGCTCCGGCGCCGCAACATCCAGGCCCTGAAGAGCATCCTGGATGGGATGAGTAGCGTCAACTTCCAAACCACATGGTCCCAGGCCCAGCAGTACCTCATGGATAACCCCAGCTTTGCTCAGGACCATCAGCTGCAGA ACATGGACAAGGAAGATGCGCTGATCTGCTTTGAGGAGCACATCCGTGCtttggagagggaggaggaggaggagcgggagagggCCCGGCTTCGGGAGCGGCGCCAGCAGCGCAAGAACCGGGAGGCCTTTCAG ACCTTCCTGGATGAGCTGCACGAGACAGGGCAGCTGCACTCCATGTCCACCTGGATGGAGCTGTACCCAGCAGTCAGCACTGATGTCCGCTTTGCCAACATGCTGGGCCAGCCGG GCTCCACCCCTCTGGACTTATTCAAGTTCTATGTGGAGGAGTTGAAGGCACGATTCCATGATGAGAAGAAGATCATTAAGGACATCCTTAAG GACCGGGGCTTCTGCGTGGAGGTGGACACAGCCTTTGAGGACTTCGCCCACGTCATAAGCTTTGACAAGAGGGCTGCTGCGCTGGATGCAGGCAACATCAAGCTGACTTTCACTAGT CTGCTGGAGAAAGCAGAGGCACGGGAGAGAGAGCGGGAGAAGGAGGAGGCACGAAGGCTGCGGCGCAGAGAAGCTGCCTTTCGAAGCATGCTGAGGCAGGCTGTGCCTGCTGTGGAGCCGGGCACTGCCTGGGAAGAG GTCCGTGAGCGCTTTGTGTGCGACTCAGCCTTTGAGCAGATCACCCTGGAGTCGGAGCGGATCCGGCTCTTCCGGGAGTTCCTGCAGGTACTGGAG ACTGAATGCCAGCACCTCCACAGCAAAGGCCGGAAACACGGCAGAAAGGGCAAGAAGCACCATCGCAAGCGTTCCCACTCGCCCTCA GGCTCTGAGTCAGAAGATGAGGAGCTGCCCCCACCATCTCTCCGGCCCCCCAGGCGGAGGCGGCGGAACCCCTCGGAGTCAGGCTCTGAGCCCTCTTCCTCACTTGATTCTGTTGAAAGTGGGGGTGCTGCCCTTGGGGGACGGGGTTCCCCATCCTCCTGCCTTCTCCTTGGATCAG ATCATGGCCTTCGGAAAGTCAAGAAACCAAAAAAGAGAACTAAGAAGAGAAGACACAAGTCG AACAGTCCTGAGAGCGAGACAGACCCTGAGGAGAAAGCGGGCAAGGAGAGTGATGAGAAAGAACCAGAGCAGGACAAGGACAGGGACCTCCGGCGGGCAGAGCTCCCTAACCGCTCCGCAGGCTTTGGAATCAAGAAGGAGAAG ACGGGCTGGGACACGTCGGAAAGCGAGCTGAGCGAGGGTGAGCTGGAAAGACGGCGGCGGACGCTCCTGCAGCAGCTGGATGACCACCAGTGA